The Saccharothrix variisporea genome has a segment encoding these proteins:
- a CDS encoding glycoside hydrolase family 2 protein, with amino-acid sequence MTRSNVHDGWHLRAVGGPVPVHLADREVPARVPGSTHLDLLAAGLIPDPYLDRNEAELAWMHRVDWQYSTTFEARPPRDGERVDLVFDGIDTVATVELNGEVLGHTANMHRGYRFDVGRSLRAGGNDLTVTLWSALTAAERAEAELGWRQRAYPHPYNAIRKMACSFGWDWGPDLQTAGLFRPVGLERWDTARIARVRPLVTLDDDGTGRVEVHLELDRAADHDYTAEVVIGGHTARTAVTGDLAHVTALVPEARLWWPAGYGDQPLYDLTVTLLADGRQVDAVHRRIGFRTVTVETEPDEIGSPFTFVVNGRRVFAKGANWIPDDHFLTRVTRDRLVRRVDQAVAANMNMLRVWGGGIYETDDFYDVCDERGMMVWQDFPFACAFYAEEEPLRSEVEAEARENVTRLVAHPSLVLWNGNNENLPAYTDWEGWQDSLEGRSWGGGYYTDVLPEIVAELDPTRPYATGSPHSPGDLPPNDAHHGTRHDWDVWNSLDYTHYRDHVPRFSAEFGFQGPPTWTTLTRWIHDEPLTPTSPAFLAHQKAVNGNRNLDRGLAPHLPVPTDFEDWHWATQLNQARAVAFGVEHYRSWWPRTAGALVWQLNDCWPVTSWAAVDNDERPKPLYYALKHAFAPRLLTLQPRAGRPTLVAVNDHDEPWTGTVRVTRQVFTGAVLAASVLRLSVLPRSIVLLDLADHLLEPTDPTREVLVATTADARTHHLFREDLDLRYDATPFTADVTPEPGGYRVDVRATSYVRDLSLLADKVAADAVVNDMLISLTAGESHHFLVRTAETLPDPTLLLHPRVLRSANTSASLT; translated from the coding sequence ATGACGCGTTCGAACGTGCACGACGGCTGGCACCTGCGCGCGGTGGGCGGCCCGGTGCCGGTCCACCTCGCCGACCGCGAGGTGCCCGCGCGGGTCCCCGGCAGCACCCACCTCGACCTGCTGGCCGCGGGTCTCATCCCGGACCCGTACCTGGACCGCAACGAGGCGGAACTGGCCTGGATGCACCGCGTCGACTGGCAGTACTCCACGACGTTCGAAGCCCGGCCGCCGCGGGACGGCGAACGGGTGGACCTGGTCTTCGACGGCATCGACACCGTCGCCACCGTCGAGCTGAACGGCGAGGTGCTCGGCCACACCGCCAACATGCACCGCGGTTACCGCTTCGACGTCGGGCGCTCGCTGCGCGCCGGCGGCAACGACCTGACCGTGACGCTGTGGTCCGCGCTCACCGCCGCCGAACGGGCCGAAGCCGAACTCGGGTGGCGCCAACGGGCCTATCCCCACCCGTACAACGCGATCCGCAAGATGGCCTGCTCCTTCGGCTGGGACTGGGGACCCGACCTCCAGACCGCCGGCCTGTTCAGACCCGTGGGCCTGGAACGCTGGGACACCGCCCGCATCGCCCGGGTGCGCCCGCTGGTCACCCTCGACGACGACGGCACCGGCCGCGTCGAGGTGCACCTGGAGCTGGACCGCGCGGCTGATCACGACTACACCGCCGAAGTCGTGATCGGCGGGCACACGGCACGAACCGCGGTCACCGGCGACCTCGCGCACGTCACCGCGCTCGTGCCCGAGGCCCGGTTGTGGTGGCCGGCGGGGTACGGCGACCAGCCGCTCTACGACCTGACCGTCACGCTGCTGGCCGACGGGCGGCAGGTGGACGCCGTCCACCGCCGGATCGGGTTCCGCACCGTCACCGTGGAGACCGAACCGGACGAGATCGGCAGCCCGTTCACCTTCGTCGTCAACGGCCGGCGCGTTTTCGCCAAGGGCGCCAACTGGATCCCGGACGACCACTTCCTCACCCGGGTCACCCGCGATCGGCTGGTCCGCCGGGTCGACCAGGCCGTGGCCGCCAACATGAACATGCTGCGGGTCTGGGGCGGCGGCATCTACGAGACCGACGACTTCTACGACGTGTGCGACGAGCGCGGCATGATGGTGTGGCAGGACTTCCCGTTCGCGTGCGCCTTCTACGCCGAAGAAGAGCCGCTGCGGTCCGAAGTGGAGGCCGAGGCCCGGGAGAACGTCACCCGCCTGGTCGCCCACCCGTCGCTGGTGCTGTGGAACGGCAACAACGAGAACCTCCCCGCCTACACCGACTGGGAGGGGTGGCAGGACAGCCTGGAGGGCCGGAGCTGGGGCGGCGGCTACTACACCGACGTGCTGCCCGAGATCGTCGCGGAACTCGACCCCACCCGGCCGTACGCGACCGGCAGCCCCCACAGCCCCGGCGACCTCCCGCCCAACGACGCCCACCACGGCACCCGCCACGACTGGGACGTCTGGAACTCCCTGGACTACACCCACTACCGCGACCACGTCCCGCGCTTCAGCGCCGAGTTCGGCTTCCAGGGGCCACCCACCTGGACCACCCTCACCCGGTGGATCCACGACGAGCCGCTGACGCCCACCTCGCCCGCGTTCCTGGCCCACCAGAAAGCGGTGAACGGCAACCGGAACCTCGACCGCGGCCTCGCACCGCACCTGCCGGTCCCGACCGACTTCGAGGACTGGCACTGGGCGACCCAGCTCAACCAGGCCCGCGCGGTGGCCTTCGGCGTCGAGCACTACCGCTCGTGGTGGCCGCGGACCGCGGGAGCCCTGGTCTGGCAGCTCAACGACTGCTGGCCGGTCACCTCCTGGGCCGCCGTGGACAACGACGAGCGCCCCAAACCCCTGTACTACGCGCTGAAACACGCCTTCGCACCGAGGCTGTTGACCCTCCAGCCGCGCGCGGGAAGGCCCACCCTGGTCGCGGTCAACGACCACGACGAGCCGTGGACGGGCACCGTCCGCGTGACCCGCCAGGTCTTCACCGGCGCCGTCCTGGCCGCCTCCGTGCTGCGGTTGAGCGTGCTGCCCAGGTCCATCGTACTGCTCGACCTGGCCGACCACCTCCTCGAACCCACCGACCCGACGCGCGAAGTGCTGGTCGCCACCACAGCGGACGCCCGCACCCACCACCTGTTCCGCGAAGACCTCGACCTCCGCTACGACGCCACGCCGTTCACCGCCGACGTCACACCCGAACCCGGCGGATACCGCGTCGACGTGCGAGCCACTTCCTACGTCCGAGACCTGAGCCTGCTGGCCGACAAGGTGGCCGCCGACGCGGTCGTCAACGACATGCTCATCTCGCTGACCGCCGGCGAATCCCACCACTTCCTCGTGCGCACAGCAGAAACCCTCCCCGACCCGACCCTGCTACTCCACCCGCGCGTGCTGCGGTCCGCCAACACGTCGGCGTCACTCACCTAG